A window of Thermoanaerobacterium sp. PSU-2 genomic DNA:
CGACATCCATTCCCCTCGTAGGTTGAACAGCTATCAAAAGCTTTGGATTAGAACCAACTTCTCTTGCAAGGATTATCTTTTGCTGGTTGCCACCTGAAAGGTTGCCTGCTAAAAGAGTATAATCAGTAGGCCTTATGTCGTATTCCTCAACCTTCTTAGATGCATTTTCAAATACTTTCTTATACTGTATTACGCCATTCTTCGAATAATGGCTGTCTTTGTATTCCTTCAAAATCAGATTGTCTGCGACGCTAAACTTCATGATAAGCCCTTCCTGCTGTCTGTCCTGAGGAATGTAAGATATGCCCAGCTTGTACCTTTCCCTCGTAGGAAGTTTTTCAATATCGCTATTTTGGTACTTAATGATACCTGATTTAATCTGCCTAAGTCCCATCAAAGCCTCAATAAGCTCTGTCTGGCCATTTCCATCAATGCCTGCCAATCCAAAGATTTCTCCGCTTCTTATTTCAAAGCTTACGTTTTTCACCTTTTCAATGTTTTGTTCATCTGCAACAGTCAAATCTTTAACTGAAAGAACCACATCACCAGGTTTGTATTCTGATTTCTCTACTCTTAAAACGACTTCCCTTCCCACCATCAAATTAGCCAATTCTTGCTCGTTTGTATCTTTTGTATTGAGAGTACCTACCGTCTTACCCCTTCTCATTACTGTAACTTTGTCAGAAATCTCTTTAACCTCATCCAGCTTGTGGCTGATGAATATGATAGAAATGCCCTGCTCTTTTAATCTCCTCATTATCTCAAACAATTCTTCCGTCTCCTGTGGAGTAAGCATAGCAGTAGGTTCGTCCAAAATGAGAAGCTTAGCATGTCTGTAAAACGCCTTTAATATCTCTACCCTCTGTTGAAGTCCAACAGATAGATCTTTCACCTTTGCATCTGGATCGATTTCAAGATGATAGTTTTTTGATATCTCTCGAATCAATTCATTGGCTTTTTTCTTGTTGTAAGAAATGCCACCAGGTTCAGCACCGAGAACTATATTTTCTGCAACCGTCAAAACCGGTATCAACATGAAATGCTGGTGAACCATCCCAATGCCTTTTTCTATGGCTTCATGAGGGCCGCTTAGATTTAAAGTTTCGCCGCTTAGCTTTAATTCTCCAGAGTCAGGCTTATATAATCCGTAAATAATATTCATCAAAGTAGATTTGCCTGCACCATTTTCACCTAAGATGGCATGTATTTCTCCTTCTTCTACAGTCAGATTGACACCATCATTTGCCCTAACCTTAGGAAATATTTTTGTAATATTTTTAACCTCTAATAATACACTCATTAACATACCTCCTAAAAAGGGGCTGAACTCCGTCAGCCCCTAAGTTAGCCATTATTTCTGTACTTGATCTGAAACTTTTATCGTACCGTCTTTTATCTTATTAGCATATTCATTAACTTTATCAATTATAGATTGTGGAACATCTTTTATCGGCTTAGCGTAGCCAACGCCATCATTTGCCAAGTCGAAGTACACGAGACCACTCTTGAAGTTGTTATTAAGAGCATTCTTTATAGTCTCAAATGTTGCAACATCAACTTTTTTAAGTGCTGATGTCATAACTGTATCAGGAGCCATGTAATTTTGGTCTGCGTCAACGCCTATTGCGTATACATTTTTTTCTTTAGCAGCATTTATAACGCCATCGCCAGTTTGTCCTGCAACATGGAATACTATATCTGCTCCTTGGCTTATTTGTGTCAAAGCCATTTGCTTTCCTGATGCTGGATCATTGAAGTTTCCTGTGTAGCTTACAAGTACCTTTGTATCAGGATTTACAGCTTTTACGCCTTGTTGGAAACCTGCAATGTAGCTGTCAACAGGTGGAATCTGCATTCCTCCTACAACGCCAACAACGTTTTGATCATTAAGCTTTGAATTCTTTTCTTTTTCCATAAGACCTGCCATCACACCTACTAAGTATCCGCACTGCTCTGTCTTAAATGTAGCAGATGCAACATTTGGCCTGTCAGTAATGTCTGAATCGATGATCAAGAACTTCGTATCAGGAAATTCTTTTGATACTTGTTCAACTGCATCTTTCATAAGGAAGCCTACAGCTATTACTAAGTTGTACTTTTGCTGAGCGAACTGTGTAAGGTTTGTAATGTAATCTGTCTGTTGCTTTGATTGAATAAAGTTAGCTGTAACACCAAGCTCACTTTTAGCTTTTTCAAGACCTTGATATGCCAACTGGTTGAAGCTATGGTCATTTATACCGCCAACGTCTGTTACAAGACCTACTTTAAAGTCTTTGTTCTTCGCATTTTGAGTCGTATTGTTTGACTGTGATGACTGTTGTTGTTTTGTAGCTGAAGAACATCCCGATAAAAGTGATAACGTCAAAACAAATGCCAGCATTAATGAAAGAACTGCACGTAATTTTTTCATTACTTCATCCTCCTATTTTTGATATCGTTTTTCTAATATTTAGCTTTCCAATTTCCGTCTGTTGTCTGACATCTAACAACATTATAATTCTAAAACCATTCATGCACAACATTATTTCTAAGCTTGTATTACAAAATTATCTCATCTTTTCTCTATCTTTCTCACTTTTTCTTGTCTTTTAACACTTTTACACTTAAACTTATCTATCACAAATTTTTAATAGAAATACTCAGTATCTCGTCTTTTACAGGTTCATACCTTTTTATCAAACTCTCACATTCTTCAACGGCGCTATCTGCCAGTGATTTGTCTTTTAAAAATTTAGCATTTACTTTTACATTTATATAAGCACTTTGAAGCCCTGCGAATAGAAGCAACGCACCAACTGCCGCATCTGATATTGCATTTGGATTGCCATACTGAGCAATAAGCAAAGTAGGTGCAAACCCTTCGCTTAAAAGTCTCGCTAACTTAAGCGGCACATTTATAGCTTTTAAATAAGCTTCATCTAATTTTTGACTTCTTAAAGCCTTCTCTTCATCATTATTTTTAGGCATTTTGATGGCTT
This region includes:
- a CDS encoding ABC transporter ATP-binding protein, with the translated sequence MSVLLEVKNITKIFPKVRANDGVNLTVEEGEIHAILGENGAGKSTLMNIIYGLYKPDSGELKLSGETLNLSGPHEAIEKGIGMVHQHFMLIPVLTVAENIVLGAEPGGISYNKKKANELIREISKNYHLEIDPDAKVKDLSVGLQQRVEILKAFYRHAKLLILDEPTAMLTPQETEELFEIMRRLKEQGISIIFISHKLDEVKEISDKVTVMRRGKTVGTLNTKDTNEQELANLMVGREVVLRVEKSEYKPGDVVLSVKDLTVADEQNIEKVKNVSFEIRSGEIFGLAGIDGNGQTELIEALMGLRQIKSGIIKYQNSDIEKLPTRERYKLGISYIPQDRQQEGLIMKFSVADNLILKEYKDSHYSKNGVIQYKKVFENASKKVEEYDIRPTDYTLLAGNLSGGNQQKIILAREVGSNPKLLIAVQPTRGMDVGAIEYIHKKLLELRDGGSAILLVSLELEEIMSLSDRIGVIHNGVIMDVLDGKSATREKIGLLMAGSQIDAKEVEV
- a CDS encoding BMP family ABC transporter substrate-binding protein, translating into MKKLRAVLSLMLAFVLTLSLLSGCSSATKQQQSSQSNNTTQNAKNKDFKVGLVTDVGGINDHSFNQLAYQGLEKAKSELGVTANFIQSKQQTDYITNLTQFAQQKYNLVIAVGFLMKDAVEQVSKEFPDTKFLIIDSDITDRPNVASATFKTEQCGYLVGVMAGLMEKEKNSKLNDQNVVGVVGGMQIPPVDSYIAGFQQGVKAVNPDTKVLVSYTGNFNDPASGKQMALTQISQGADIVFHVAGQTGDGVINAAKEKNVYAIGVDADQNYMAPDTVMTSALKKVDVATFETIKNALNNNFKSGLVYFDLANDGVGYAKPIKDVPQSIIDKVNEYANKIKDGTIKVSDQVQK
- a CDS encoding cyclodeaminase/cyclohydrolase family protein, which produces MLVNETLEEYVKDVSSSKPAPGGGSVSALVASLGVALSSMVYNLTIGRKFYDEYDSDIKDEIENGLKICERLISELMPLVDEDKNAYEDVIKAIKMPKNNDEEKALRSQKLDEAYLKAINVPLKLARLLSEGFAPTLLIAQYGNPNAISDAAVGALLLFAGLQSAYINVKVNAKFLKDKSLADSAVEECESLIKRYEPVKDEILSISIKNL